A genome region from Dictyoglomus sp. includes the following:
- a CDS encoding RNA-binding S4 domain-containing protein yields MNIKEIEIYTPTITLNKFLKWARIVETGGQAKMLIISGKVKVNGEREIRRHKVLKDGDIIEINGSSYKVVYRK; encoded by the coding sequence ATGAATATAAAAGAAATTGAAATATATACTCCAACTATTACATTAAATAAATTTCTAAAGTGGGCTCGTATTGTAGAAACAGGTGGACAAGCTAAAATGCTTATTATTTCTGGAAAAGTTAAGGTAAATGGAGAAAGGGAAATTCGTAGACATAAAGTTTTAAAGGATGGAGATATTATAGAGATTAATGGAAGTTCTTATAAGGTGGTGTATAGAAAATAA
- a CDS encoding DUF721 domain-containing protein, with protein sequence MPNLISEKLWEVFSRLKLEKNICEYLALENWAKIVGETLASHTYPKFVKNGIIYVYVDSSVWAQELNLLKPKILEDLNSFLKYPVIKDIIFLDKGSSFKKFKKNYEKPKIKLSLREEERVAKIVAVIKDEELKDIFKNYLKSLLVLQKGGKYGGKKR encoded by the coding sequence ATGCCTAACTTAATTTCTGAGAAACTTTGGGAAGTTTTTTCAAGATTAAAATTAGAAAAAAACATCTGTGAATATCTTGCCCTCGAGAATTGGGCAAAAATTGTTGGAGAAACCTTAGCTTCTCATACCTATCCTAAATTTGTTAAAAATGGAATTATATACGTTTATGTAGATAGTAGTGTATGGGCTCAAGAATTAAATCTTTTAAAACCGAAAATTCTGGAGGATTTGAATAGTTTTCTAAAATATCCCGTTATAAAAGATATTATATTTTTAGATAAAGGCTCATCTTTCAAAAAGTTTAAAAAAAATTATGAAAAACCTAAAATAAAACTCTCTTTGCGAGAAGAAGAAAGAGTTGCTAAAATAGTTGCTGTTATTAAAGACGAAGAACTTAAAGATATTTTTAAAAACTATCTTAAAAGTTTGTTAGTTCTACAAAAGGGAGGAAAGTATGGTGGTAAAAAAAGATAG
- the dnaN gene encoding DNA polymerase III subunit beta, whose product MKFITQQEDLSDALQIVKTAIATKTTLPILTYVYLKAENDNLYLQSNNLEIGLSLSMPVIVEEPGEVCLPGSLFVDIVNKLPSVSLEFSVNERNRAIIHAGYSNVEIQGENTEEFPKLDLGNIQPQIYLNREEFLKGIKQTIFAAAEDEIKQVLTGVLMESKDRFIYIVAVDGHRLALTKISSSSEIPSVIIPAKSLKEFQRIISKIKTEEIGVAFLDSQILLKCESVYFTSRLLQGQFPSYDKIIPTDFLTGFRCNREDLLDVLERMEVLASADQTNTVKITISSQEVVLSSLTSERGAGREVIPAEILKGEESLEIGFNVEYLIEPLENLDSEEIELRFTSNLGPALIKIPEDESYIYVLMPVRL is encoded by the coding sequence ATGAAGTTTATTACTCAACAAGAAGATTTAAGTGATGCTTTACAAATAGTAAAAACTGCTATTGCTACAAAGACTACTTTACCTATTCTTACTTATGTCTATCTTAAAGCAGAAAATGATAACCTTTATCTTCAGTCTAATAACCTTGAAATTGGATTGTCTTTAAGTATGCCTGTAATAGTTGAAGAACCTGGAGAAGTTTGTCTTCCTGGAAGTCTTTTTGTAGATATTGTAAACAAACTTCCCTCAGTATCTTTAGAATTTAGTGTAAATGAGAGAAATAGGGCTATTATTCACGCAGGTTATTCTAATGTTGAAATTCAAGGAGAAAATACTGAAGAATTTCCTAAATTAGATTTAGGAAATATTCAACCTCAAATTTATTTAAATAGAGAAGAGTTTCTAAAGGGTATAAAACAAACTATATTTGCTGCAGCGGAAGATGAAATAAAACAAGTTCTGACAGGAGTGTTGATGGAGAGTAAAGATAGATTTATATATATTGTAGCCGTAGATGGACATAGACTTGCTTTGACAAAAATATCAAGCTCCTCAGAGATTCCTAGTGTAATAATTCCTGCAAAAAGTCTTAAGGAATTTCAAAGGATAATTTCTAAAATTAAAACAGAAGAAATTGGTGTAGCCTTTTTAGATAGTCAGATTCTTCTTAAATGTGAATCTGTGTATTTCACATCTCGGCTTCTTCAAGGTCAATTTCCTTCCTATGATAAAATTATTCCTACAGACTTCTTAACGGGATTTAGATGTAACAGAGAAGACTTATTAGATGTTTTAGAAAGAATGGAGGTTTTAGCTTCTGCAGATCAAACAAATACGGTAAAAATTACTATTTCTTCTCAGGAGGTTGTTCTTTCTTCATTGACTTCAGAAAGGGGTGCAGGAAGAGAAGTTATTCCTGCAGAAATTTTGAAAGGTGAGGAGAGTTTAGAAATTGGATTTAATGTGGAATATCTTATTGAACCTCTAGAAAATTTAGATTCTGAGGAAATAGAACTGAGATTTACTTCAAATTTAGGTCCTGCACTTATTAAAATTCCTGAAGATGAAAGTTATATATATGTTTTAATGCCTGTAAGATTATGA
- the recF gene encoding DNA replication and repair protein RecF (All proteins in this family for which functions are known are DNA-binding proteins that assist the filamentation of RecA onto DNA for the initiation of recombination or recombinational repair.) has protein sequence MFLEKLKVINFRNLKNIELNFLQVNIIHGKNAQGKTNLLESIYFLFTGRSFRTFLEKELIRWKEEFLYIKGNVFWQGQSILLESALSIYGDKKMKINQKIVKKQRELTYLFPLVLFTQEEVLRIKEEPAKRRFLLDRFISTLFYSYNKTLIEYQKALYQRNLLLRNSQDNRDLEAWNKILIEKGSNILWHRLITLKEMEKYIKDVSNELLGENVLEIEYKISFPLDDYSEKKIKESFEKSLINSQKNDLNKKYTTIGPHRDDIVFYWTKNGERYDLKNFGSGGERKMAFLIWKLSELRLLSEKRKEKAILLIDDLFSELDDEKQKIVWNSIKDFQVFITSSYNMEILKKFPFFEIIDGEVYYHA, from the coding sequence TTGTTTTTAGAAAAACTTAAAGTAATTAACTTTAGAAATCTTAAGAATATAGAGCTGAATTTTTTACAAGTAAATATTATTCATGGGAAAAATGCTCAAGGTAAGACAAATTTATTAGAGTCAATATATTTTCTTTTTACTGGAAGATCTTTTAGAACTTTTTTGGAAAAAGAATTAATTAGATGGAAAGAGGAATTTTTATATATAAAAGGTAATGTCTTTTGGCAAGGACAGAGTATTTTATTAGAATCTGCCTTAAGTATTTATGGAGATAAAAAAATGAAAATTAATCAAAAAATTGTTAAGAAGCAAAGAGAGTTAACATACCTTTTTCCTTTGGTTCTTTTTACTCAAGAAGAGGTTTTAAGAATAAAAGAAGAGCCTGCAAAAAGAAGGTTTTTGTTGGACAGATTTATATCAACATTATTTTATTCTTATAACAAAACTTTAATTGAGTATCAAAAGGCTTTATATCAAAGAAATTTATTACTTAGGAATTCCCAAGATAATAGAGATTTAGAGGCATGGAATAAAATACTTATAGAAAAAGGAAGTAATATTTTATGGCATAGGTTAATTACTTTAAAAGAAATGGAGAAATATATAAAGGATGTAAGTAATGAACTTTTAGGAGAGAATGTGTTGGAAATTGAGTATAAAATTAGTTTTCCTTTAGACGATTATAGTGAGAAAAAAATTAAAGAATCTTTTGAAAAGAGTCTTATAAATTCTCAAAAAAATGACTTAAATAAAAAATACACTACTATAGGTCCTCATAGAGATGATATAGTTTTTTATTGGACAAAGAATGGAGAAAGATATGATTTAAAAAATTTCGGTTCTGGAGGAGAAAGAAAAATGGCTTTTTTAATTTGGAAGCTCTCAGAGTTAAGACTCCTTTCGGAAAAAAGAAAAGAAAAAGCTATTTTATTGATTGATGATTTATTCTCAGAGCTGGATGATGAAAAACAAAAGATAGTATGGAATTCTATAAAAGATTTTCAAGTTTTTATTACTTCTTCTTATAATATGGAAATATTAAAAAAATTTCCTTTTTTTGAAATAATTGATGGAGAAGTTTATTATCATGCCTAA